A part of Candidatus Binatia bacterium genomic DNA contains:
- a CDS encoding ATP synthase F0 subunit B: protein MLTLPPDYTFLIQLATFFVLLALLRKLLFEPFMALLDERAQKTTGDIAKAERSRAEVQALSTRVDAELAKARAAAGAEIDTVRGQARQEAARLLTDAQNEAGARLAELRGEVATATREARTQLAGDAKSLADAMVAAVLGGSLQ from the coding sequence ATGCTGACGCTACCGCCGGACTATACCTTCCTCATTCAGCTCGCGACGTTTTTCGTGCTGCTCGCGCTGCTGCGCAAGCTGCTGTTCGAGCCGTTCATGGCGCTGCTCGACGAACGCGCGCAGAAAACGACCGGCGACATCGCCAAGGCGGAGAGGTCGCGTGCCGAAGTGCAGGCGCTGTCGACGCGCGTCGATGCCGAGCTGGCCAAAGCACGCGCCGCTGCCGGCGCCGAGATCGATACCGTGCGGGGCCAGGCGCGCCAGGAAGCCGCGCGCCTTCTGACGGACGCACAGAACGAAGCGGGTGCCCGCCTCGCCGAGCTCAGGGGCGAGGTTGCGACGGCCACGCGCGAAGCGCGTACCCAGCTCGCCGGCGACGCGAAGAGCCTTGCCGATGCCATGGTTGCCGCGGTGCTCGGAGGATCGCTGCAATGA
- a CDS encoding ATP synthase F0 subunit B, which produces MSVRRSHAFASVLAVALVALVAVATAALAAEGGDGSEGAEGAWLSLLFSVVNFSIFVFLLRKYAWPAVKDFLARRHVEVAEAMAAAEKARLEAEAIRAEFTQKEAALEETRRRMLDELRRGAEADRQKALADAAAAGERLKSEASRQAEHDLARARRELRAEAARLATDIAEREARAKLTDADRARLLREFVEGIAKP; this is translated from the coding sequence ATGAGCGTACGCCGCTCGCACGCATTCGCGTCTGTGCTCGCTGTCGCGCTCGTCGCGCTCGTCGCGGTTGCGACGGCTGCGCTGGCGGCAGAAGGCGGCGACGGCAGCGAAGGCGCCGAGGGCGCGTGGCTCTCGCTGCTGTTCTCCGTCGTCAACTTCTCGATCTTCGTGTTCCTGCTTCGCAAGTACGCGTGGCCAGCCGTCAAGGATTTCCTGGCGCGTCGCCATGTCGAGGTCGCCGAGGCCATGGCCGCCGCCGAAAAGGCCCGTCTCGAGGCGGAGGCGATCCGCGCCGAGTTCACGCAGAAGGAAGCGGCCCTCGAAGAGACCCGCCGCCGCATGCTCGACGAGCTTCGCCGCGGCGCCGAGGCCGATCGCCAGAAAGCGCTGGCCGATGCGGCAGCTGCCGGCGAGAGGCTCAAGTCCGAGGCGTCACGCCAGGCCGAACATGACCTTGCCCGCGCCCGCCGCGAGCTGCGCGCCGAGGCAGCCCGGCTGGCCACCGACATCGCCGAGCGCGAAGCGCGCGCGAAACTGACGGATGCGGACCGCGCGCGGCTGCTTCGCGAGTTCGTCGAGGGGATTGCCAAGCCGTGA
- the atpH gene encoding ATP synthase F1 subunit delta, translated as MTPGAIGRRYGRALFDLAVEAGLVDEIGAGLAEIASALEDNAQASGSLSAIQRQQLAQSFLSRLGSDSLMGRFLGVLAENDRLAQLPSIRDNYEKIGDAAAGRVRAHIRSAQPLSDAERSALRGKLEAVTGHKVVDTAEVDPGLIGGATVEADGRIYDGSVRTQLARLERRMAG; from the coding sequence GTGACACCGGGAGCAATCGGCAGACGCTACGGGCGTGCCCTGTTCGACCTGGCCGTCGAGGCAGGTCTCGTCGACGAGATCGGCGCCGGCCTGGCCGAGATTGCCAGTGCCCTCGAGGACAACGCCCAGGCCTCCGGCAGCCTCTCGGCGATCCAGCGCCAGCAACTCGCGCAGTCTTTCCTGTCGCGTCTTGGCTCCGACTCGCTGATGGGCCGGTTCCTTGGCGTCCTGGCCGAGAACGACCGCCTCGCCCAGCTCCCGTCGATCCGCGACAACTACGAAAAAATCGGTGACGCCGCCGCCGGCCGCGTGCGGGCGCACATTCGCAGCGCACAGCCGCTGTCCGATGCGGAACGCAGCGCGCTGCGAGGCAAGCTCGAGGCCGTGACCGGCCACAAGGTCGTCGATACGGCCGAAGTGGATCCGGGCCTGATCGGCGGCGCCACGGTCGAGGCCGACGGCCGCATTTACGATGGAAGCGTTCGCACGCAGCTCGCGAGGCTCGAACGCCGGATGGCCGGCTGA
- the atpA gene encoding F0F1 ATP synthase subunit alpha has product MQQIKASEISDLIKQQIRDFGREVEVRETGRVLATGDGIARIYGLERAAAGELLEFEGGIEGMVLNLEEDNVGAVIFADPDLVREGMEVRRTGRIADVPVGEALLGRVVNALGQPIDGLGDIKTPTRRRIELKAPGIVSRAPVKQPMQTGIKAIDSMIPIGRGQRELIIGDRQTGKTAIAIDTIINQKGGDVVCIYVAIGQKRSSVAQVVDRLKKHGAMDYTIIVAATSSESAPLQFIAPYTGVSMGEYFRDSGKHALIIYDDLSKQAVAYRQLSLLLRRPPGREAYPGDVFYVHSRLLERAAKMSDAEGGGSLTALPIIETQAGDVSAYIPTNVISITDGQIYLETDLFYSGVRPAVNVGLSVSRVGGSAQVKAMKQVAGTLRLDLAQYREMAAFAQFGSDLDAATQRMLSRGQRLVEVLKQGQYVPQPVEKQIVILFAATTGLLDDVDVKDLGRFEADLASFVERAHPDLYGTIREKKELTEDVKSKLSAVLAEFKATTGA; this is encoded by the coding sequence GTGCAGCAGATCAAGGCATCCGAGATCAGCGACCTCATCAAGCAGCAGATCCGCGACTTCGGTCGCGAGGTCGAGGTCCGGGAGACCGGTCGCGTCCTGGCCACCGGTGACGGTATCGCGCGCATCTACGGGCTGGAGCGTGCCGCCGCCGGCGAGCTGCTCGAGTTCGAGGGCGGCATCGAGGGCATGGTGCTGAACCTCGAGGAAGACAACGTCGGCGCGGTGATCTTCGCGGACCCGGACCTCGTGCGCGAGGGCATGGAAGTGCGCCGCACCGGCCGCATCGCGGACGTCCCGGTCGGCGAGGCCCTGCTCGGCCGCGTCGTCAACGCGCTCGGGCAGCCGATCGACGGGCTGGGCGACATCAAGACGCCGACGCGGCGCCGCATCGAACTCAAGGCGCCCGGCATCGTCTCCCGCGCGCCCGTCAAGCAGCCGATGCAGACAGGCATCAAGGCGATCGACTCGATGATCCCGATCGGCCGCGGCCAGCGCGAGCTGATCATCGGCGACCGCCAGACCGGAAAGACGGCGATCGCCATCGACACGATCATCAACCAGAAGGGCGGCGACGTCGTCTGCATCTACGTCGCGATCGGCCAGAAGCGCTCGTCGGTGGCCCAGGTCGTCGACCGGCTGAAGAAGCACGGCGCGATGGACTACACGATCATCGTCGCGGCCACTTCGTCGGAATCGGCGCCGCTGCAGTTCATCGCGCCCTACACCGGCGTGTCGATGGGCGAGTATTTCCGCGACAGCGGAAAGCACGCGTTGATCATCTACGACGATCTCTCGAAGCAGGCGGTCGCGTATCGCCAGCTCTCGCTGCTGCTGCGCCGCCCGCCGGGCCGCGAAGCGTATCCCGGCGACGTGTTCTACGTGCATTCGCGGCTTCTCGAGCGCGCTGCGAAAATGAGCGACGCCGAAGGCGGCGGCTCGCTCACCGCGTTGCCGATCATCGAGACCCAGGCCGGAGACGTTTCGGCGTACATTCCGACCAATGTGATTTCTATCACAGACGGCCAGATCTACCTCGAGACGGACCTGTTCTACTCGGGCGTGCGTCCGGCGGTGAACGTCGGGCTTTCGGTCTCGCGCGTCGGCGGATCGGCGCAGGTCAAGGCGATGAAGCAGGTCGCCGGCACGCTGCGCCTCGACCTCGCGCAGTACCGCGAAATGGCGGCGTTCGCGCAATTCGGGTCCGACCTGGACGCTGCGACCCAGCGCATGCTGTCGCGCGGCCAGCGCCTCGTCGAAGTGCTCAAGCAGGGCCAGTACGTTCCGCAGCCGGTCGAAAAGCAGATCGTGATCCTGTTCGCCGCGACGACCGGATTGCTCGACGACGTCGACGTCAAGGACCTCGGCCGCTTCGAGGCCGACCTCGCGAGCTTCGTCGAGCGCGCGCACCCCGATCTCTACGGGACCATCCGCGAGAAGAAGGAGCTGACCGAGGACGTGAAGTCGAAGCTCTCGGCGGTGCTTGCCGAGTTCAAGGCGACCACCGGGGCCTAG
- the atpG gene encoding ATP synthase F1 subunit gamma encodes MPSLKQTRKRIASVRSTQQITKAMKMVSAAKLRRAQEAAEKARPYGTRLAELLASVAASVEEGSHPFLEPGADQPAEVIVITSDRGLCGGYNTNLIKAAESFLRSPEGQAATIVACGRRGHDYFRRHYTERISSRHFNVPFDLALARTVAAEASRRFRGGEVGAVYLVSSAFRSAISQAPRLQRLLPVEKSTHAEGSPDYVYEPEAKELLATLLVRYVDTKIFQAFLEANASEHGARMTAMDSATRNASEMIGRLTLQMNRARQATITTELMEIVGGAEALKG; translated from the coding sequence GTGCCGAGTCTCAAACAGACACGCAAGCGCATCGCCTCGGTCCGCAGCACCCAGCAGATCACGAAGGCGATGAAGATGGTCTCGGCGGCCAAGCTGCGCCGTGCGCAGGAGGCCGCCGAGAAGGCGCGCCCCTACGGCACGCGCCTGGCCGAGTTGCTGGCGAGCGTCGCCGCGAGCGTCGAGGAGGGGTCCCATCCTTTCCTCGAGCCGGGCGCGGACCAGCCCGCCGAGGTCATCGTGATCACGTCGGACCGCGGGCTTTGCGGCGGCTACAACACGAACCTGATCAAGGCGGCCGAATCCTTCCTTCGCTCGCCGGAAGGCCAGGCCGCGACGATCGTCGCGTGCGGGCGCCGCGGCCACGACTACTTCCGCCGCCACTACACCGAGCGCATCTCGTCGCGCCATTTCAACGTGCCCTTCGACCTGGCGCTGGCCAGGACGGTGGCGGCCGAAGCCTCGCGCCGCTTCCGTGGCGGCGAGGTCGGCGCGGTGTACCTCGTGTCGTCGGCATTCCGCTCGGCGATCTCCCAGGCGCCGAGGCTTCAGCGTCTTCTTCCCGTCGAGAAGAGCACCCACGCCGAGGGCTCGCCCGATTACGTCTATGAGCCGGAGGCGAAGGAGCTGCTGGCCACGCTCCTGGTCCGCTACGTCGACACGAAGATTTTTCAGGCATTCCTCGAAGCCAACGCCAGCGAGCACGGCGCGAGGATGACTGCGATGGACAGCGCGACGCGCAACGCTTCCGAGATGATCGGACGGCTCACGCTGCAGATGAACCGCGCGCGCCAGGCGACGATCACCACCGAGTTGATGGAGATCGTCGGAGGCGCGGAAGCCCTCAAAGGCTAA
- the atpD gene encoding F0F1 ATP synthase subunit beta codes for MGIGHITQVIGAVVDVEFPPGQVPAILNALTVTNTGIDDKPDNLVLEVASHLGENTVRTISMDSTEGLVRGSEVKDTGNKIMTPVGTAVLGRIINVIGQPVDGGPEVKTDKYLPIHRSAPEFTEQATGVEAFETGIKVIDLLCPYAKGGKIGLFGGAGVGKTVIIMELINNVAQQHGGYSVFGGVGERTREGNDLWQEMKESGVIDKAALVFGQMNEPPGARARVALTALTCAEYFRDSEGKDVLLFIDNIFRFTQANSEVSALLGRMPSAVGYQPTLATDLGTLQERITTTTKGSITSVQAIYVPADDLTDPAPATTFSHLDATTVLSRQIAELGIYPAVDPLDSTSRILDPNVVGDDHYKVARDVQMILQRYKDLQDIIAILGMDELSEDDKLLVARARKVQRFLSQPFHVAEAFTGTPGAYVKREDTIRAFKELLAGQHDDLPEQAFYMVGTIEQAVEKARKMAS; via the coding sequence ATGGGAATTGGGCACATCACGCAGGTCATCGGTGCGGTCGTCGACGTCGAATTTCCGCCGGGCCAGGTACCGGCGATCCTGAACGCACTGACCGTCACGAACACCGGGATCGACGACAAGCCGGACAACCTCGTCCTCGAAGTCGCGTCGCATCTCGGCGAGAACACCGTTCGCACGATTTCGATGGACTCGACCGAGGGCCTCGTGCGGGGCTCCGAGGTCAAGGACACCGGCAACAAGATCATGACTCCCGTCGGCACCGCCGTCCTCGGCCGGATCATCAACGTGATCGGGCAGCCGGTGGACGGCGGACCGGAAGTCAAGACGGACAAGTACCTGCCGATCCACCGTTCGGCCCCGGAATTCACCGAGCAGGCCACGGGCGTCGAGGCTTTCGAGACCGGGATCAAGGTCATCGACCTGCTGTGCCCGTACGCAAAGGGCGGAAAGATCGGCCTGTTCGGCGGTGCCGGCGTCGGCAAGACCGTCATCATCATGGAGCTGATCAACAACGTCGCGCAGCAGCACGGCGGCTACTCCGTGTTCGGCGGCGTCGGCGAGCGCACCCGCGAAGGCAACGACCTCTGGCAGGAAATGAAGGAGTCCGGCGTCATCGACAAGGCCGCCCTCGTCTTCGGCCAGATGAACGAGCCGCCCGGCGCCCGCGCCCGCGTCGCGCTGACGGCGCTGACCTGCGCCGAGTACTTCCGCGACAGCGAGGGCAAGGACGTCCTGCTGTTCATCGACAACATCTTCCGTTTCACCCAGGCCAACTCGGAAGTGTCCGCCCTGCTCGGCCGCATGCCGTCCGCCGTGGGCTACCAGCCGACGCTGGCTACCGACCTCGGCACCCTGCAGGAGCGCATCACGACGACGACCAAGGGCTCGATCACCTCGGTGCAGGCCATTTACGTTCCCGCCGACGACCTGACCGATCCGGCGCCGGCGACGACGTTCTCGCACCTGGACGCGACGACGGTGCTTTCGCGCCAGATCGCCGAGCTCGGCATCTATCCGGCCGTCGATCCCCTGGATTCCACCTCGCGCATCCTCGATCCGAACGTCGTCGGCGACGACCACTACAAGGTCGCCCGCGACGTCCAGATGATCCTGCAGCGCTACAAGGACCTGCAGGACATCATCGCGATTCTCGGCATGGACGAGCTGTCGGAAGACGACAAGCTGCTGGTCGCGCGCGCCCGCAAGGTGCAGCGCTTCCTGTCCCAGCCGTTCCACGTCGCCGAGGCGTTCACCGGAACGCCTGGCGCCTACGTGAAGCGCGAGGACACGATCCGTGCGTTCAAGGAGTTGCTCGCCGGCCAGCACGACGACCTGCCCGAGCAGGCGTTCTACATGGTCGGCACCATCGAACAGGCCGTCGAGAAAGCGCGCAAGATGGCGTCCTGA
- the atpC gene encoding ATP synthase F1 subunit epsilon — protein MRLRIVTPLRSIVDAEVSEVVAPGSEGDFGVLPQHVTFLGGLKPGILTYTEGGARKRVVVSGGYAEVRQDVVTVLADDAQLPEEVDAAGARRDIQTIQEELSRGSESVEVTEGLLRDLALAQARVAVSAH, from the coding sequence ATGAGGCTCAGGATTGTCACCCCCCTTCGCTCGATCGTCGATGCGGAGGTCTCCGAGGTCGTTGCGCCGGGCAGCGAAGGCGACTTCGGCGTGCTGCCCCAGCACGTGACCTTCCTCGGCGGCCTCAAGCCGGGCATCCTCACGTACACCGAGGGTGGCGCGAGGAAGCGGGTCGTCGTCAGCGGCGGCTATGCCGAGGTACGCCAGGACGTCGTGACGGTGCTGGCCGACGACGCCCAGCTCCCCGAGGAAGTGGATGCTGCCGGGGCGCGCCGCGACATCCAGACGATCCAGGAAGAGCTGTCGCGCGGCTCCGAGAGCGTCGAAGTCACCGAAGGCCTGCTGCGCGACCTCGCGCTGGCGCAAGCGCGAGTGGCCGTCAGCGCGCACTAG
- a CDS encoding thioredoxin domain-containing protein, translating to MHGAANAPRNRLANQTSAYLLQHAGNPVDWYPWGDEALLRARELDQPILLSVGYSACHWCHVMERESFEDEQIATLMNGHFVCIKVDREERPDIDHLYMTALQAMTGRGGWPMTMFLTTDAKPFFAGTYFPPRDRGGMAGFARVLEKVAETWKTRRDEVEASAGRMVEFLAKLGSRGGDEARWSVPAASEAAASLVSAMDTVHGGFGRATKFPATMALTLLMETAPGTDSDQARLVRLTLDRMADGGIRDHLGGGFHRYSVDAIWLVPHFEKMLYDQALVARLYADASRFFDEPRYASVAAEILDYVLGEMRSSDGGFWSAQDADSEGEEGKYFVWTRDEVLQLLGVQRGERFCAAYDVCAEGNFEGKSILHRVENAARGLDEELAQDRAELLRRRRARIAPATDRKIVADWNSLVISALAAAGRCLGRRDFLDAAEAAVNYIETSLVAGGSLEHVHPAGGTAVPAFLDDYAFFGRACLDLFAARPDPRHFQRALWCAGHLLDEFLDTRGGGFFFTGSRGESLIARTCDLNDGAIPAGNSVAAELLMRLFELTGERHYREAADAVFTRFLADALRQPYGASHLLAVAERDRKGWRTVVVCGRSEVREKLSRVAEAVYDPATTVIGIEDGSAPGLPAALVGKDAPAGTAVAYVCEGLACRMPATSERELARALRRDGGFGGEA from the coding sequence ATGCACGGCGCCGCGAACGCTCCCCGTAACCGCCTCGCAAACCAGACCAGCGCCTATCTTCTCCAGCACGCCGGCAATCCGGTCGACTGGTATCCGTGGGGCGACGAGGCGCTGTTGCGCGCCCGCGAGCTCGATCAACCGATCCTGCTCAGCGTCGGCTACTCGGCGTGCCACTGGTGCCACGTCATGGAGCGCGAGAGCTTCGAGGACGAACAGATCGCGACGCTGATGAACGGGCACTTCGTCTGCATCAAGGTCGACCGCGAAGAAAGGCCGGACATCGATCACCTGTACATGACGGCGCTGCAGGCGATGACCGGGCGCGGCGGCTGGCCGATGACGATGTTCCTGACGACGGATGCGAAGCCGTTTTTTGCTGGCACCTATTTCCCGCCCCGGGACCGCGGCGGCATGGCCGGATTTGCGCGGGTGCTCGAGAAGGTCGCCGAGACCTGGAAAACGCGCCGCGACGAAGTCGAAGCGAGCGCCGGCCGCATGGTCGAGTTCCTTGCCAAGCTCGGTTCGCGCGGCGGCGACGAAGCCCGGTGGTCTGTGCCGGCTGCCAGCGAAGCCGCAGCCTCGCTCGTCTCGGCGATGGACACCGTGCACGGCGGCTTCGGCCGCGCGACCAAGTTCCCGGCGACGATGGCGCTGACGCTTCTGATGGAGACCGCTCCCGGTACAGACAGTGACCAGGCGCGCCTCGTGCGGCTGACGCTCGACCGCATGGCCGACGGAGGCATCCGCGACCACCTCGGCGGCGGGTTCCACCGCTATTCGGTCGATGCGATCTGGCTGGTGCCGCATTTCGAGAAGATGCTCTACGACCAGGCGCTCGTTGCGCGTCTCTACGCCGACGCGTCGCGCTTTTTCGACGAGCCCCGCTACGCGAGCGTCGCGGCGGAGATTCTCGATTACGTGCTCGGCGAGATGCGCAGTTCCGATGGAGGCTTCTGGTCGGCGCAGGACGCCGACAGCGAGGGCGAAGAAGGCAAGTATTTCGTCTGGACCCGCGACGAAGTGCTACAGCTGCTGGGTGTGCAGCGCGGGGAGCGCTTCTGCGCGGCCTACGATGTCTGCGCCGAAGGCAACTTCGAAGGGAAATCCATCCTGCATCGAGTCGAGAATGCGGCACGCGGGCTCGACGAGGAACTGGCGCAAGACCGCGCCGAGCTTCTGCGCCGGCGCCGAGCGCGAATCGCTCCGGCAACCGATCGTAAGATCGTCGCCGACTGGAACTCCCTCGTCATCAGCGCGCTGGCAGCGGCCGGCCGCTGCCTCGGGCGCCGCGATTTTCTCGATGCCGCAGAAGCCGCCGTCAATTATATCGAAACGTCGCTCGTCGCCGGCGGCAGTCTCGAGCACGTCCATCCGGCCGGCGGAACCGCCGTCCCGGCTTTTCTCGACGACTACGCCTTTTTTGGACGTGCCTGCCTCGACCTGTTCGCGGCACGGCCAGATCCGCGCCATTTCCAGCGCGCACTGTGGTGCGCCGGACACCTGCTCGATGAGTTCCTCGATACCAGAGGCGGCGGATTCTTCTTCACCGGCTCGCGCGGCGAGAGCCTGATCGCGAGAACCTGCGATCTGAATGACGGCGCCATTCCCGCCGGCAACTCGGTAGCCGCAGAGCTGCTGATGCGCCTGTTCGAGCTCACCGGCGAGAGGCACTACCGCGAGGCTGCCGACGCAGTATTCACCCGCTTTCTCGCCGACGCGTTGCGGCAGCCCTATGGGGCTTCCCATCTGCTGGCGGTGGCCGAACGCGACCGCAAGGGATGGAGAACCGTCGTCGTATGCGGCCGCAGCGAGGTGCGCGAAAAGCTTTCGCGCGTGGCCGAGGCCGTCTACGATCCTGCGACGACGGTGATTGGCATCGAGGACGGCTCTGCCCCCGGTCTTCCGGCGGCACTGGTGGGCAAGGATGCGCCGGCAGGGACGGCGGTCGCGTACGTCTGCGAAGGTCTCGCCTGCCGGATGCCGGCGACAAGCGAGCGCGAGCTCGCGCGCGCCCTGCGCCGCGACGGTGGATTCGGAGGCGAAGCGTGA
- a CDS encoding L,D-transpeptidase family protein: MIRPPARRAALVAAVVLPLAWPGSGPAAAATPPHVAAPSRSGSAAAPEGGHSATHPAGAAPRPGGEEPRPAKSHELPPYEDEKPRELASYTLGGSDDWLIGRVAATLPAKGETFLEIGKRSDLGYNEVIAANRNTDPWIPKADEPVVVASQWLVPDAPRDGIVLNIPEMRLYYFRDGGRRVITAPVGLGREDWKTPQGTFRVRGKTVNPTWNIPETIRKERIEENGFSEHSIPGGSPDNPLGKYRLELTLPTYGIHGSNKEWGVGMLVSHGCLRLYNEDIATLFPMVDVGTPGMFVYQPVKIGRHAGRVLVEVHDDIYGFEPAMYKSTLETLEKKGWAADVDPDELEAAIEARTGVPTDVSWVAGNPKPAK; encoded by the coding sequence GTGATTCGACCGCCGGCGCGCCGCGCCGCCCTGGTCGCGGCGGTCGTGCTGCCTCTGGCTTGGCCGGGCTCCGGCCCCGCGGCAGCAGCAACACCGCCCCATGTCGCAGCACCCTCCCGGTCAGGGTCCGCCGCAGCGCCGGAAGGAGGCCACTCCGCCACCCATCCGGCCGGCGCGGCCCCTCGACCCGGGGGCGAAGAGCCCCGTCCGGCGAAGTCTCACGAGCTTCCCCCATATGAGGATGAAAAACCGCGGGAGCTTGCGTCCTACACGCTCGGTGGCAGCGACGACTGGCTGATCGGCCGCGTCGCGGCGACGCTCCCTGCCAAAGGCGAGACGTTTCTCGAAATCGGCAAACGCAGCGACCTTGGTTACAACGAAGTGATCGCAGCCAACCGCAATACCGATCCCTGGATTCCCAAGGCAGACGAACCGGTGGTCGTGGCTTCGCAGTGGCTGGTGCCGGACGCGCCGCGCGACGGCATCGTGCTGAACATTCCGGAGATGCGGCTGTACTACTTTCGTGATGGAGGCCGGCGCGTGATCACCGCGCCGGTCGGCCTCGGGCGCGAAGACTGGAAGACTCCGCAGGGAACGTTCCGCGTTCGCGGCAAGACTGTCAATCCCACGTGGAACATTCCCGAGACGATCCGCAAGGAGCGGATCGAGGAGAACGGCTTCAGCGAGCACTCGATCCCGGGCGGGAGCCCGGACAATCCCCTCGGCAAATATCGCCTCGAGCTTACGCTGCCGACGTACGGCATCCACGGCAGCAACAAGGAGTGGGGAGTCGGCATGCTCGTGAGCCACGGCTGCCTGCGGCTCTACAACGAGGACATTGCGACACTATTCCCGATGGTCGACGTCGGGACGCCGGGCATGTTCGTCTACCAGCCCGTCAAGATCGGAAGGCACGCGGGCCGCGTGCTCGTCGAGGTGCACGACGACATCTACGGATTCGAGCCGGCGATGTACAAGTCCACGCTCGAGACGCTGGAAAAAAAGGGCTGGGCCGCCGATGTGGACCCCGACGAGCTCGAGGCGGCGATCGAGGCGAGAACGGGCGTTCCGACCGACGTGAGCTGGGTAGCGGGAAATCCGAAGCCGGCGAAATGA
- a CDS encoding S24 family peptidase — MFVSGAAARAAGEHGGRPGGQHGLDEAAVDVRSALQEAGSAPRREHEAFDATPTLANAPEGLSARRVERWLDLPLGAWQKRRLYALKLRGDSFAYLGLRPGDYVIVEPGSSEQPGRIVVTRGPQGLALRRIAQPHHGGDRHLPTVLELPLREKISSRSERVVGSVIGQLRSTGTGALRPIVIAGSRRRRPLRSGAPGHIRDAASLAGCAPSPPCEAPAVEPGDLEKVRLRWRSWLDRRHGDGQDAVAGAAYDRLERLDASLATLCDCLARTHSPGLRAALAEEADAVVSAIEQEMGG, encoded by the coding sequence ATGTTCGTAAGCGGTGCAGCGGCCCGCGCGGCCGGTGAACACGGTGGACGGCCCGGTGGACAGCATGGCCTCGACGAGGCCGCTGTCGACGTCCGCTCCGCTCTCCAGGAAGCCGGATCGGCACCCCGGCGCGAGCACGAAGCCTTCGATGCCACCCCGACTCTCGCAAATGCTCCCGAAGGCTTGTCGGCCCGGCGCGTAGAGCGCTGGCTCGACCTGCCTTTGGGGGCCTGGCAGAAGCGGCGCCTCTACGCGCTCAAGCTTCGGGGTGATTCTTTCGCCTATCTCGGGCTGCGTCCCGGCGACTACGTCATCGTCGAGCCCGGCAGCAGCGAACAACCCGGCCGTATCGTCGTCACCCGCGGGCCCCAGGGCCTGGCGCTCAGGCGGATTGCCCAGCCCCATCACGGCGGCGACCGGCACCTGCCCACCGTGCTCGAGCTTCCGCTGCGCGAGAAAATCTCGAGCAGAAGCGAACGCGTAGTCGGCAGCGTCATCGGCCAGCTCCGCTCGACGGGTACCGGTGCGCTTCGCCCCATCGTAATCGCCGGATCGCGGCGGCGGCGCCCGCTGCGTAGCGGCGCGCCGGGGCACATCCGGGATGCGGCCAGTCTTGCGGGGTGCGCACCCTCGCCGCCGTGCGAAGCGCCGGCCGTTGAGCCGGGGGACCTGGAGAAGGTCCGTCTGCGCTGGAGGAGCTGGCTCGATCGCAGGCACGGCGATGGTCAAGACGCCGTAGCCGGCGCCGCCTACGACAGGCTCGAGCGCCTCGACGCATCGCTGGCTACTCTGTGTGATTGTCTGGCCCGGACGCACAGCCCGGGCCTCCGCGCAGCCCTGGCCGAAGAGGCTGACGCCGTGGTCTCGGCCATCGAGCAGGAGATGGGCGGATAG